From a single Deltaproteobacteria bacterium HGW-Deltaproteobacteria-6 genomic region:
- the rpoC gene encoding DNA-directed RNA polymerase subunit beta' — protein MEDVFSYFEKPKNPIRFNAMKISIASPERILSWSNGEVKKPETINYRTFKPERDGLFCAKIFGPVKDYECLCGRYKRMKHRGVVCEKCGVEVIQSKVRRERMGHITLATPVAHIWFLKSLPSRIGNVMDLTLKELEKVLYFESWIVLDPKDTPLKKKELLTDEEYIEAKEQYGENGFVSGIGAEAVRQLLEEIDLEKLYEELRAEVVTSISDTKKKKIVKRLKVVEALRKSGNKPEWMVLTVLPVIPPDLRPLVPLDGGRFATSDLNDLYRRVINRNNRLKRLQELNAPEIIIRNEKRMLQEAVDVLFDNGRRGRAITGTNKRPLRSLSDMLKGKQGRFRQNLLGKRVDYSGRSVITVGPDLRLHQCGLPKKMALELFKPFVYNRLLEKGYVTTVKSAKKMVERETAEVWDAVDEVVREYPVMLNRAPTLHRLGMQAFEPVLIEGKAIRLHPLVCTAFNADFDGDQMAVHVPLSVEAQTEARVLMMSTNNILSPANGKPIIIPSQDIVLGIYYLTRAKKDVRGEGMIFSGPEEVRSAVDAGAIDLHARIKVRIQSELKETTAGRIILYEIIPEEINFDAINKLMNKKELANLIDYCYRLCGDKTTVLLADRLKDLGFKYATISGLSFAVGNMIIPENKKNIVAQADKDVLKIQKQYMDGLITDGERYNKVIDIWAQATEKIASEMLTGISTEEVAGHDGKKRRIESFNPIYMMADSGARGSGQQLRQLAGMRGLMAKPSGEIIETPITANFREGLTVLQYFISTHGARKGLADTALKTANSGYLTRRLVDVAQDCIITEQDCETVDGLFVSALMEGGEMIETAGERVLGRVALNEIKDPFTDEVIVKANEAIDEALAEKIDRAGIERINIRSVLSCRAKHGVCAMCYGRDLAHGHLVNIGEAVGIVAAQSIGEPGTQLTMRTFHIGGTAKFDEHSTLEARHDGLVKFVNLNTTKTRDNDYVVMNRHGEVHVLDEQNRSRGKYTVPYGAHLKVSDNSQVKRGQLIAEWDPFSIPILAEVDGIIKYGDITEGKTMKEEVDEVTGLSRKVIVEFKGGDLRPRVSIKDSKGKTAKLASNSAARYLLSVGVNIVVSEGDEVRAGDILAKIPRETTKTKDITGGLPRVAELFEARKPKDFAVISEIDGIVAFGKDAKGKRKIIVTPEVGEEREYLIPKGKHISVQEGDRVTPGDALMDGVNNPHDLLAIKGEKELARYLVDEVQEVYRLQGVKINDKHMEVIVRQMLRRVRITDPGDTVFIADEQVERYRFQEENEKVMAQGGQPAIGNPLLLGITKASLSTQSFISAASFQETTRVLTEASLAGKTDYLRGLKENVIMGRLIPAGTGLVMYRKLGIQVEDENVEAITE, from the coding sequence GTGGAAGACGTTTTCAGTTATTTTGAAAAACCAAAAAATCCGATCAGATTCAATGCAATGAAGATTTCGATCGCCTCGCCGGAAAGAATTCTTTCCTGGTCCAACGGTGAAGTCAAGAAGCCGGAGACGATCAATTACCGGACATTCAAGCCGGAACGCGATGGCCTGTTCTGCGCGAAAATCTTTGGTCCGGTAAAGGATTATGAATGTCTTTGCGGCCGCTATAAACGGATGAAGCACCGCGGGGTTGTCTGCGAAAAATGCGGCGTCGAAGTTATCCAGTCCAAGGTGCGCCGCGAGCGGATGGGACATATTACGCTAGCCACGCCGGTTGCTCATATCTGGTTTCTGAAGAGTCTGCCCAGTCGCATCGGTAATGTGATGGATTTGACGCTTAAGGAGTTGGAAAAAGTTCTTTATTTTGAATCCTGGATTGTCCTGGATCCCAAAGACACGCCGCTGAAGAAGAAAGAACTCCTCACGGATGAAGAATACATTGAAGCGAAAGAACAATACGGAGAAAACGGATTTGTTTCGGGGATAGGCGCGGAAGCCGTCAGGCAGCTTCTCGAAGAAATTGATCTGGAGAAGCTCTACGAAGAACTTCGCGCGGAAGTGGTTACATCGATTTCCGACACCAAAAAGAAGAAAATTGTCAAACGGCTCAAAGTAGTCGAAGCGTTGCGCAAGTCCGGCAATAAACCTGAATGGATGGTCTTAACGGTTCTACCGGTTATTCCGCCTGATTTGAGGCCGCTTGTTCCACTTGATGGCGGACGATTTGCCACATCCGATCTTAACGATTTGTATCGACGCGTTATTAACCGCAATAACCGGTTGAAGAGACTGCAGGAACTTAACGCGCCGGAAATTATTATTCGCAACGAAAAACGCATGTTGCAGGAAGCAGTTGATGTCCTGTTTGACAACGGTCGTCGCGGCCGGGCAATTACCGGAACCAATAAGAGGCCTTTGCGATCGCTTTCGGATATGCTCAAAGGCAAGCAGGGACGCTTCCGTCAGAACCTGCTGGGAAAACGCGTGGATTATTCCGGTCGTTCGGTTATTACCGTCGGGCCCGATTTAAGATTGCATCAGTGCGGCCTGCCCAAAAAGATGGCCCTCGAGCTTTTTAAACCCTTTGTCTATAACCGCCTGCTGGAAAAAGGTTATGTGACTACGGTTAAAAGCGCCAAGAAAATGGTTGAAAGAGAAACGGCTGAAGTATGGGATGCCGTGGATGAAGTGGTACGTGAATACCCCGTTATGCTGAACCGTGCGCCGACACTGCATCGTCTGGGTATGCAGGCTTTTGAACCGGTGTTGATCGAAGGGAAAGCAATTCGTTTGCATCCGCTGGTGTGCACTGCTTTTAACGCGGATTTTGACGGTGATCAGATGGCCGTGCATGTGCCTCTGTCCGTTGAAGCGCAAACCGAAGCGCGTGTTCTCATGATGTCCACGAATAACATTTTGTCTCCGGCCAACGGCAAACCAATCATCATTCCGAGTCAGGACATCGTTTTGGGGATTTACTATCTGACCCGCGCTAAAAAAGATGTGAGGGGAGAAGGTATGATCTTCTCCGGCCCCGAAGAAGTCCGCTCGGCTGTTGACGCGGGAGCGATTGATTTGCACGCGCGGATTAAAGTGCGTATTCAATCCGAACTGAAGGAAACAACGGCCGGCCGCATCATTCTTTACGAAATTATTCCTGAAGAAATCAATTTTGACGCGATCAATAAATTGATGAATAAAAAGGAATTGGCAAACCTGATTGACTATTGCTACCGTCTCTGCGGGGATAAGACGACGGTTCTTCTGGCTGACCGGCTCAAGGATCTGGGTTTTAAATATGCGACGATCTCAGGATTATCATTTGCCGTCGGCAACATGATCATTCCCGAAAATAAGAAAAACATTGTGGCGCAGGCCGACAAGGATGTTCTGAAGATTCAAAAGCAGTATATGGACGGTCTGATTACCGACGGCGAACGTTACAACAAAGTAATCGATATCTGGGCGCAGGCCACTGAAAAAATCGCTTCGGAAATGCTCACGGGTATCAGCACGGAAGAAGTTGCAGGTCATGATGGCAAGAAGCGCAGAATTGAAAGCTTTAACCCGATCTATATGATGGCCGATTCCGGGGCCCGCGGTTCGGGGCAGCAGCTCAGGCAATTGGCCGGTATGCGCGGTCTGATGGCCAAGCCGTCCGGTGAAATTATCGAAACGCCGATCACGGCGAATTTCCGTGAAGGCCTGACGGTGCTCCAGTACTTTATTTCGACCCACGGCGCCCGCAAGGGGTTGGCGGATACGGCTTTGAAAACAGCTAACTCCGGTTATCTGACCAGACGCCTCGTGGATGTGGCACAGGACTGCATCATTACCGAGCAGGATTGTGAAACCGTTGACGGACTTTTTGTATCCGCATTGATGGAAGGCGGTGAAATGATTGAAACCGCCGGAGAACGTGTCCTGGGCCGCGTTGCTTTGAATGAAATTAAAGACCCCTTCACCGATGAAGTGATTGTTAAAGCCAATGAGGCGATTGATGAAGCACTGGCCGAGAAAATCGACCGTGCCGGTATTGAACGGATTAATATCCGTTCCGTTTTATCATGCCGCGCAAAGCATGGCGTTTGTGCCATGTGTTACGGCCGGGATCTGGCTCACGGCCATCTGGTGAATATCGGTGAAGCGGTGGGTATCGTTGCCGCTCAATCCATCGGCGAACCCGGCACACAGCTGACCATGAGAACGTTTCATATCGGTGGTACGGCCAAATTTGACGAACATTCCACCCTTGAAGCGCGTCATGATGGTTTAGTGAAGTTTGTAAATTTGAATACTACAAAAACCAGAGACAATGATTACGTGGTTATGAACCGTCATGGAGAAGTTCATGTTCTCGACGAGCAGAACCGCAGCCGCGGCAAATATACCGTTCCTTACGGAGCGCACCTTAAAGTAAGTGATAACAGCCAGGTGAAACGCGGACAGCTTATCGCGGAATGGGATCCTTTTTCCATCCCGATTCTGGCGGAAGTGGATGGTATCATCAAGTATGGTGATATTACCGAAGGCAAAACCATGAAGGAAGAAGTTGATGAAGTTACGGGCCTGTCGCGTAAAGTCATTGTTGAGTTCAAAGGCGGCGACTTAAGGCCGCGCGTGTCCATCAAGGACAGCAAAGGAAAAACGGCCAAATTAGCCTCCAATTCTGCGGCAAGATACTTGCTTTCCGTGGGCGTCAATATTGTCGTTTCTGAGGGGGATGAGGTGCGAGCGGGCGATATTCTGGCGAAGATTCCCCGGGAAACAACAAAAACAAAAGATATTACAGGTGGTTTGCCGAGAGTTGCTGAATTATTTGAGGCGCGCAAGCCCAAAGATTTTGCTGTGATCAGCGAAATTGACGGTATTGTCGCTTTCGGGAAAGATGCCAAGGGTAAGCGTAAGATTATTGTTACCCCGGAAGTTGGTGAAGAAAGAGAATACCTGATTCCCAAAGGCAAGCATATCAGTGTTCAGGAGGGAGACCGGGTAACCCCCGGCGATGCTTTGATGGATGGCGTCAACAATCCTCACGATCTCCTGGCGATCAAAGGTGAAAAAGAACTGGCCAGATATCTGGTCGATGAAGTTCAGGAAGTTTATCGTTTGCAGGGCGTCAAAATTAATGATAAGCACATGGAAGTTATTGTTCGTCAGATGTTGCGTCGCGTCCGGATAACCGATCCCGGTGATACCGTATTTATTGCCGATGAACAGGTTGAACGTTACCGCTTCCAGGAAGAAAATGAAAAGGTGATGGCTCAGGGCGGGCAGCCGGCTATCGGCAACCCGTTGCTTCTGGGAATCACTAAAGCATCGCTCAGTACACAGAGTTTCATATCGGCTGCTTCATTCCAGGAGACGACCAGAGTGCTGACAGAGGCGTCGCTTGCCGGTAAAACAGACTACCTGCGGGGCCTTAAAGAAAATGTCATTATGGGGCGTTTGATCCCGGCAGGAACCGGTTTGGTGATGTATCGTAAACTGGGTATTCAGGTAGAAGATGAGAATGTGGAAGCGATTACAGAATAA
- a CDS encoding 30S ribosomal protein S12 has product MPTISQLVRKGRTKIKRKTNAPALAGSPQRRGVCVRVYTTTPKKPNSALRKVARVRLTSGYEVSSYIPGIGHNLQEHSVVLVRGGRVKDLPGVRYHIVRGTLDAVGVADRKKSRSKYGAKKPS; this is encoded by the coding sequence ATGCCGACAATTAGTCAACTGGTTCGCAAAGGCAGAACCAAAATTAAAAGAAAAACAAACGCTCCGGCTTTAGCCGGTTCACCCCAGCGCCGCGGGGTGTGCGTGAGGGTTTATACGACAACACCCAAGAAGCCGAATTCGGCTTTGCGTAAAGTGGCCAGGGTTCGTCTAACCAGCGGCTATGAAGTATCATCGTATATTCCTGGTATTGGACACAATTTGCAGGAACACTCGGTTGTGCTGGTCCGCGGCGGCAGAGTAAAAGATTTGCCCGGTGTAAGATATCATATCGTCAGAGGCACTCTGGATGCTGTTGGTGTTGCCGACCGTAAAAAGAGTCGATCAAAATACGGCGCTAAAAAGCCTAGTTAA